One part of the Sneathia vaginalis genome encodes these proteins:
- the fmt gene encoding methionyl-tRNA formyltransferase has product MIRTIFMGTPEFSLESLRYLYENTDLRLVVTKEDKINSRGNKINYSPVKEFAIEHNIEYLQPKSLKNDETYEYIKSFDPELIVVAAYGKIIPKRLIDLPKYGIINVHSSILPKYRGSSPIHHALLNGDKKTGLTIMLIDEGLDTGDILEVEEVDIDEKDNLATLTEKLSNMSYGLLDKTIKKILSGTITRTKQDDAKAVVVSLIKKSDCLLDFNLTKEQIYNKVRAFNPTPTAYILKGSEHIKVYEVEKIDKEYEGKMGQVVEITKKGPIVKCLNGAVRLKSVKFEGKKIQSGADIVNGRKVLLGDVFYGKES; this is encoded by the coding sequence GTGATAAGAACAATATTTATGGGGACACCAGAATTTAGTTTGGAATCTTTAAGATATCTATATGAAAATACAGATTTGCGTCTTGTCGTTACTAAAGAAGATAAGATAAATTCTAGGGGGAATAAGATAAATTATTCGCCAGTAAAAGAATTTGCAATAGAGCATAATATAGAATATTTACAACCAAAAAGTTTGAAAAATGATGAAACTTATGAATATATAAAAAGTTTTGACCCAGAATTGATAGTAGTCGCAGCTTATGGTAAAATTATACCAAAAAGATTAATAGATTTACCAAAATATGGTATAATAAATGTCCATTCATCAATTCTGCCAAAATATAGAGGATCATCACCAATACATCATGCACTTTTAAATGGTGATAAAAAGACAGGGTTAACAATAATGTTAATAGATGAAGGATTAGATACAGGAGATATATTAGAAGTAGAAGAAGTTGATATAGATGAAAAAGATAATTTAGCTACATTAACTGAAAAATTATCTAATATGTCTTATGGCTTATTAGACAAAACAATTAAAAAGATTTTGTCAGGTACAATTACAAGAACTAAACAAGATGATGCAAAGGCTGTAGTTGTTAGTTTAATTAAAAAATCTGATTGCCTTTTAGATTTCAATTTAACAAAAGAACAAATATACAACAAGGTAAGAGCATTTAATCCAACACCAACAGCATATATATTAAAGGGTAGTGAACATATAAAAGTATATGAGGTTGAAAAAATAGACAAAGAATATGAAGGTAAAATGGGACAAGTAGTTGAAATAACTAAAAAAGGTCCTATTGTAAAATGCTTGAATGGGGCTGTAAGATTAAAAAGTGTAAAATTTGAAGGTAAAAAAATACAATCAGGTGCAGATATAGTAAATGGTAGAAAAGTTTTACTAGGAGATGTTTTTTATGGAAAAGAAAGTTGA
- the def gene encoding peptide deformylase, whose amino-acid sequence MNIQVYEAKILRTKSTPLEKEEINDELRKTLDEMVETMRLANGVGLASNQVDIDRRYFVLEIDEIVKKCINPEILEVLDDNVEMEEGCLSIPGIFKRVARPNKIKVRYLDENGNVVEEVMEGLWAKAFQHETDHINGMMFIDRLSPINKSLIRKRLENIKRHSKPREF is encoded by the coding sequence GTGAATATACAAGTTTATGAAGCAAAAATTTTAAGAACAAAGTCAACACCATTAGAAAAAGAAGAGATTAATGATGAATTAAGAAAAACTTTAGATGAAATGGTTGAAACTATGAGACTTGCAAATGGTGTAGGTTTAGCATCTAATCAAGTTGATATAGATAGAAGATACTTTGTATTGGAAATAGATGAAATAGTAAAAAAATGTATAAATCCAGAAATCTTAGAAGTATTAGACGACAATGTTGAAATGGAAGAAGGATGTTTATCTATACCAGGTATATTTAAAAGAGTTGCAAGACCTAATAAGATAAAGGTTAGATATTTAGATGAAAATGGTAATGTTGTTGAAGAAGTTATGGAAGGATTATGGGCAAAAGCTTTCCAACATGAAACAGACCATATAAATGGTATGATGTTTATAGACCGTTTGTCACCAATAAACAAGAGTCTAATAAGAAAGAGATTGGAAAATATAAAAAGACATTCAAAACCAAGAGAATTCTAA